The Pseudomonas alkylphenolica genomic sequence TGCAGCAGCGGGTTGAGGTCGGCGCCGTCAGTCGGCACCTGCGGCAGCAGGCGCTGGAACGGGTTGGAGGTGACGATCAGGAACGACAGGAAGCCGACGCTGATCATGCCCATCACCGCCAGCACGCGGGCCAGCATCACCTGTGGCAGTTGTCGGGAAAACACCGATACCGCGAAGGTCCAGCCGCCGAGGATCATCGCCCAGAGCAGCAAAGAGCCCTCGTGGGCGCCCCATACGGCGCTGAACTTGAAGTACCAGGGCAAGGCGCTGTTGGAGTTGTTGGCGACATAGGCGACCGAGAAGTTGTCGGTCATGAACGCATGGGTCAGGCAGGCAAAAGCAAACGCCAGGAAGGCAAACTGCCCCCAGGCTGCAGGCCGTGCCAGGCTCATCCACAGGCTGTCGCCGCGCCAGGCACCGAGCAACGGCACCGTGGCCTGGACGGCGGCAAAGCAGATCGCCAGGATCATGGCCAGCTGGCCGAGTTCGGGAATGATCAGCGCGGCGTTCATGGCTTGGCTCCCGCATCGGTGGCAACCTGACCGCTTTCCTTGAGGGCTTTGGTCACCTCTGGCGGCATGTACTTCTCGTCGTGCTTGGCCAGTACTTCATCGGCCACTACCACGCCCTCGGCATTGAGCTTGCCCAGGGCAACGATGCCTTGGCCTTCACGGAACAGGTCGGGAAGGATGCCGCGATAGGTGATCGGCACCGACTTGTTGAAGTCGGTGACCACAAAGCGTACGTCGAGCGAGTCGCCCGAACGTTGCAACGAGCCCTTCTCAACCATGCCGCCGGCGCGAATGCGGGTATCGAGCGGGGCTTCGCCGTTGGCGATCTGGGTCGGGGTGTAGAACAGGTTGATGTTCTGCTGCAGGGCGCTCAAGGCCAGGCCCACGGCGATGCCAACCCCGGCCAGCAGGCCGAGGATGATGAACAGGCGCTTCTTGCGTTGCGGATTCACTGGTTGTTCTCCCGGCGCAGACGACGCGCCTCTTCTTGCAGGTAACGGCGCCGGGCCAGCAGCGGCAAGGCAACGTTGACGGCCAGCACCAGCAGGCAGATGCCGTAGGCCGACCAGACGTACAGGCCGTGATGGCCCATGGCGAGAAAATCACTGAAAGAGGCAAAACTCATCGTGCCATCTCCCGACCCAGGCTGCTCAATACCTCCTCCCTGACCCAACTGGTGCGCGCTTCGCGCTTGAGCACTTCAAGGCGCATGCGCAGCAACAGCACGGCACCGAAGAAGCAATAGAACCCCAGCACCGTCAGCAGCAGTGGCAGCCACATCTCCGCCGGCATGGCGGGCTTTTCGGTAAGGGTGAAGGTGGCCCCCTGGTGCAGGGTGTTCCACCACTCCACCGAGTACTTGATGATCGGGATGTTGATCACCCCGACAATCGCCAGCACCGCGCAGGCCTTGGCCGCGCTCTCACGGTTGGTGATGGCGTGGCCCAGGGCGATGAGACCGAAGTACAGGAACAGCAGGATCAGCATCGAGGTCAGGCGTGCGTCCCAGACCCACCAGCTGCCCCAGGTCGGCTTGCCCCAGATGGCACCGGTGACCAGCGCCACGGCGGTCATCCAGGCGCCGATCGGCGCTGCACACTGCAAGGCGACGTCGGCAATCTTCATCTTCCACACCAGCCCGACCACCCCGGCCACGGCCAGCATCACGTAGCAGGACTGCGCCAGCATGGCGGCCGGTACGTGAATGTAGATGATGCGAAAACTGTTGCCCTGTTGATAATCCTGGGGAGCGAAGGCCAGGCCCCAGATCACGCCGATGCCGATCAACAGGATCGCGGCCACCGTCAGCCACGGCAGCATGCGCCCGCTGATGGCATAGAACCACTTGGGCGAACCCAGTTTATGAAACCACGTCCAGCTGATAACGCTGCTTTTCATCACGGTACATCCAGGGTCTTTGCTGGGCAGGGCCCAGACCTCATTATTCGCCGACGCTGATCTTCAGGCCAGCCGCTATTGCAAAGGGTGCCAGAGTTACTGCCAGGGCGGTCAGGCTACCAAGCCAAAGCAGATAACCGGTCGCCGGCATAGCTTGCAATGCCGCCTGCAAGGCGCCACTGCCCAGGATCAATACCGGGATATATAACGGCAGAATCAGTAGCGCCAGCAGCAGGCCGCCACGTTTCAGACCGACTGTCAGGGCTGCACCCACAGCGCCCAGCAGGCTCAGTACCGGAGTACCGAGCAACAACGATGCCAGCAGCACCGGCAGGCAGGCCGAAGGCAAACCTAGCATCAGTGCCAGCAAGGGTGCCAACAATACCAGTGCCAGGCCGGAAAAGGCCCAGTGTGCCAGTACTTTTGCCAGTACCAGAAGAGGCAGGGGGTGCGACGAAAGGACCCACTGCTCCAGCGATCCATCCTCGAAATCACTGCGGAAAAGCCCGTCCAGCGAGAGCAAAACCGATAAAAGGGCCGC encodes the following:
- a CDS encoding heme ABC transporter permease, which codes for MKSSVISWTWFHKLGSPKWFYAISGRMLPWLTVAAILLIGIGVIWGLAFAPQDYQQGNSFRIIYIHVPAAMLAQSCYVMLAVAGVVGLVWKMKIADVALQCAAPIGAWMTAVALVTGAIWGKPTWGSWWVWDARLTSMLILLFLYFGLIALGHAITNRESAAKACAVLAIVGVINIPIIKYSVEWWNTLHQGATFTLTEKPAMPAEMWLPLLLTVLGFYCFFGAVLLLRMRLEVLKREARTSWVREEVLSSLGREMAR
- the ccmB gene encoding heme exporter protein CcmB encodes the protein MSVFVLLLRREARLLCRRPAELANPLVFFAIVIALFPLAVGPETQLLQTLSPGLVWVAALLSVLLSLDGLFRSDFEDGSLEQWVLSSHPLPLLVLAKVLAHWAFSGLALVLLAPLLALMLGLPSACLPVLLASLLLGTPVLSLLGAVGAALTVGLKRGGLLLALLILPLYIPVLILGSGALQAALQAMPATGYLLWLGSLTALAVTLAPFAIAAGLKISVGE
- the ccmE gene encoding cytochrome c maturation protein CcmE gives rise to the protein MNPQRKKRLFIILGLLAGVGIAVGLALSALQQNINLFYTPTQIANGEAPLDTRIRAGGMVEKGSLQRSGDSLDVRFVVTDFNKSVPITYRGILPDLFREGQGIVALGKLNAEGVVVADEVLAKHDEKYMPPEVTKALKESGQVATDAGAKP
- the ccmD gene encoding heme exporter protein CcmD yields the protein MSFASFSDFLAMGHHGLYVWSAYGICLLVLAVNVALPLLARRRYLQEEARRLRRENNQ